The following is a genomic window from Mya arenaria isolate MELC-2E11 chromosome 4, ASM2691426v1.
CAATATTACGCCAAGTATCATATCAACATAGTCTGAATGCCTTCCtgtggtgattgcagctattttaagaaagataattgcatttttgtatccaggaaatgaatttaatccacTATTGACAATTAATTGTATTGTCCACTAaattttcatttagttttgcactgtggaagacCCTTGATTTACTGAACAGCTTTTTTTCTCAATACacttataacataacataagcaAATGAACTTACGAATCTAGAATCTTCTTTTACAGACGTTTCAACCTGTCGTCTGCCTAATAATTTTATCCGCCCAAAATCTGTGTCTTTTGCAAGCGTATCTACGACCGCCTTACCGGTTTTACCGGTAAATCCCATCACAAACACGTTTCTTGTCGCTGCATTCGCCATATTTCTTCTTTAACACAATATTTCACTCACTAAAGGCTCCCGTATGTcacaaaacatacattaaatgcGAGAGTATCGTTCAACGTTCTAGCTCTGATGCTATTTTTAGACAGCTGAGTTTGGTTTTCCAATACTAGgtcatgtttattattaatatccCAGTGTAAATATAGTACAGGGATATATCCCATTCTATAGTCTGATCCAATATAGTCCGTTTCAAATAAAAGAGTATGATACTGTCTTATGTAAATGCACCATTGGGTAAATTATAAACCACTATGTTTGCTGTCTAGAACATAATGCATCAAACAGTGGTGCATATCCATAATATaaccagaaaaaaacattaatgaagcgtaaataacaaaactaaaataGAATAAAGAACACAAGGTACCACATTGAACGGCAAAAATGAccaaatacaaaatgatatttattatttatttttgaaaaacaacaacaaaacaaaccgTCAACGGTTTCGAATTTGGagtaatataaaatatctaCTAATAAATCGAGCAATATAAAAgaatcatataaaaataaatcacatagTTGGATCCTAGGCGGGGTTAAGGCAAACTTGACCTGTGCTTTGTAAAGGAGTTTTATGTGAATAACTCCAgccaaaatacattaaaaagaaacaacatgAGAAAAACATAACCGTTTTGCGACAAATATAGTCCATTTCCATCAGTCTGTAAATATATGTTCTAATAACAAAGCATTGCATGGCCTCGAAGGCTCGGGAATGGTTATGCTGACCATTAACGCCAGTTCGTTTATGTAAGGACAAGTTTgatggaaaaaatgaaaatcaagcGTATGAAATGTGAATGTACTTTCCTTATGTGACCAATACATTCAGCAAGTCTCTGAACGTCTGAGTATGTCACAAAATTACGATACCTCCATCTAGGCGGGGTTACAGCGATGTTTTCTCTAGCATGTTCAAGTTTGTTTATGTGGAACGGactgataaataaaatgaactACTTCCAGGCTGCAATTTTGTGAATGtctttatttaacaaaatcacaACACTGTGTCCAAGCGGGTTTACAGCTACGTTGAACATTGCACGTGCAAGTTTGTTGATGTGGATAGTTCCGGTGGATGCAGGGCACGTGACAGCACATGGCAGACATAGGCACTTAATAAAACGTTCACCACACCTAAACTCTTCCCGGGGACCCGTGAATAATCTAAAATAGTATAATAAAGAATTTTACTAATACGCCACGTCCGTGAAGTAAAATcacagtttttttaataattagaAGAGCCTTACATTTGGTATCATTATCCAAGTGTTATATAGTTGTATTCAAATGTCTTGTTCAATAAAGgccatttatattttaacttttaggTATCAGGTATTTATTCTATAGATAGTTTTgataacatgaattaaaatgaCAATGGCAGATGATGAACTGCTTTACGCCTACCCTGGTCGCAGTATGGTCAGTCTGGGCAAATCACATTCTTTAAGAAGTTCTTCCATCTCTCCCTAGAAATACAGTATAAAGttcaattaataatttaagCTCATATATACGTCAGCGGGTATgactgttttcataaaaagttaacattttcTGATAGAATATTCCCTTAGTGCATGTAAAAGTCTTATTTTTGTTTCTCATATtctaatttctttatttattatatccTTTTCATAGttaaacaagagccgtcgtaagacagcgcgctcgactatgccgctttgacttagaatacaataacaatgtaataataccaagtttggtctctttatgtcaaacctgactaaaattattcgatacataaagtgacttgatgctgccctcccaccagcccgccctaACAATggcgcaagtcattcaaataacttgatttcccattatgaaaatgtggtaaagaatatacaaatatgcctttcaaaggatatttaaaaaaatatcaaaaaaataaagggccataatttgtatttaggcttaaaatagagttatgtttcatgttgtaagatggtcgtaaataattttgaattttattaagtgcatttaatgaatggtatagaagttttttttattaaaatcccaacttgcccttaacatttacttgcctaaaactttaacctaagtcaatcaggggccataacttgtattaaggatatggagttatgtaacctcattgggtgatgttcctgaacaattgtgtgaagtattaagtcaattgaatgaagggtatagaagttattaaacaatatcacaacctgccataaaactttaacctaagttccatagtcaatcaggggccatcatttttataaaagataatatggagttatctaacttcattatgtgatggctctgaacatctgtgtgaagtattaagtcaattgaatgaatggtattggagttttaagtgaaaatcccaacttaccctaaaactttaacctgccctaaaacgttaacctaagtcaatcaggggccataacttgtatttaggataatatggagttatgtaacctcattgtgtgatggtcctgaacaactgtgtgaagtattaagtcaattgaacaaaggatatagaagttattaataaatattccatcttgccctaaaactttaacctaagttccatagtcaatcaggggccataatctgtgtaaagaataacatggagttatctaacctcatcatgtgatggccatgaacaactgcgtgaattattaagtcaattgaatgtaggctTATTAGACTTATAAGCGAAAATCCTAACTTGcgctaaaactttaaccggatgccgacgccgacgctggggcgagtagtatagcccacctattcttcgaatagtcgagctaacaataaaaaataaataaaataaataaatgtgtgtgtgttttaattatttacagtTTCAATTAATTGTTGATCACCAGCAAAATGACCAgaatataatgcaccagtcaattgtaatcactatcccccccccaggtccggggattagCGGGTTGACTCTaagtccagccaatcccgggtaaaatccccgcactgtggggacaaactgctggtaaaatccccgcaacAATTTCACCGCACCCTGTGATAcctaggcccattccccgctattttcggagCGAAAAAAAAACCCGCAGTCACTCGGCACTGTGGGCCCatttgaaaggtaaaaacatggcccatttacACCGCcatatccccggtatacccccggaccttggagctgtgattacaattgactggtaaaTATACAACGACACGACTTAGTCTATAAGGAACAGCCATACCAAAGAAACCCTTCTTTGCCACGTCGCAGTTATAAGAACATACCTTAGTTTTGGTGTACAGAATGGAACTGTCCTTATTACTTCCACCGGAAGAGAGGACTATAAAATGCTGACAACCGGCCGCCTTCGACACACGTCCGCTAGCTGCCACGTAGTCCCGGTCCACTCGCACGAAGTTCGCCTGCAATGGGAGTCTTTTgttgaatgatatattttgtataaaatgaatacGACCGTACatctttaatattgaaaattatactGCATGTAAAGTATAAGTAATACGCTTCATAATTTAATAGCCTTGTAGTACTAGTGGTTCCTCTGCCCTCTTTTCTCAGCCCATTTCTTCATCCCCTTTGAGTCAATATCCGGCCgaattgaaaatatatctatacTGTCTACGATATTCGAGATGAGTATCGTATTTATCAAACAACCTACATATACTATGCTTGATTTACAAAGTAGCAAATAAAGCCTTACCGAGCCCACCTTCCCCCGTGTGGTCCCAAGGCAACAGATGCCCGTGTCACATCCGGTGAAGGCGTCCTGATACTCCTCCAACTTCTCAAAGTCCACCACCACCTGCTCCTGAAGATATACAAGTGTCCCCCGTACCGTTTTTACTGTCTGAGGAAAATCGTGCAGAAATATAACAGAGGTTGCAAACCACACAGGGAACGTGTACTTGAACGTGTAACTACACATAAATACGTCATGGCCAAAGGAAGCATGTTAATAGGTTGTCTGAAGACGATTTTCAACAATACTTATGTTATGTAAATGTACTCCGTTTTCACAGTCGGGTCAATTGATTATAgtgtatataactatatatgaTCGTTTTGTTGCTGAGGTTTCGTTTCGTTTTAATCGGGACTGTTATAAAGTTAAAAGCACGTGTGGGCATAACCTTAATCTAAAagtagaatctgagtgttttgattggaatGCAAAATTAATTGGTcaatagactgaatggaatcactgaagCGTGTCTCTGGATAAGGATTAGAATGATATTGGA
Proteins encoded in this region:
- the LOC128232317 gene encoding oxidoreductase HTATIP2-like; its protein translation is MDATVRNIFVLGYTGETGNTLLPLLAKEQRFQKIRLIGRRMVELPVINEDRFEQVVVDFEKLEEYQDAFTGCDTGICCLGTTRGKVGSANFVRVDRDYVAASGRVSKAAGCQHFIVLSSGGSNKDSSILYTKTKGEMEELLKECDLPRLTILRPGLFTGPREEFRCGERFIKCLCLPCAVTCPASTGTIHINKLARAMFNVAVNPLGHSVVILLNKDIHKIAAWK